Proteins encoded in a region of the Deefgea piscis genome:
- a CDS encoding Bax inhibitor-1/YccA family protein — translation MQSFNTNTTTYGNSALSAERNQVLRNTYFLLALTMLPTAAGALLGMSMQFRMSGFLGFGLFMLVSFGAFYAIEKTKESSAGVFILLGWTGFMGLWLSQILQMAMKFSNGPEMIGMAAIGTGAIFFTLATIATVTKKDFSFMGKFLFIGMVIVLLAAVANIFFAIPALSLTISAAVIMIFSAYILYDVSRIVNGGETNYISATLSLYLNVYNIFVNLLSIIMAFTGNSRD, via the coding sequence ATGCAATCTTTTAATACCAACACCACGACGTATGGCAATAGCGCCTTGTCGGCAGAACGCAATCAAGTTCTGCGTAATACCTACTTTTTATTAGCTTTGACGATGTTGCCAACTGCCGCTGGCGCCTTGCTCGGTATGTCTATGCAGTTTCGTATGAGCGGCTTTTTAGGTTTTGGCTTATTTATGTTAGTGAGCTTCGGGGCGTTTTATGCCATCGAAAAAACCAAAGAAAGCAGTGCTGGCGTGTTTATTTTGTTGGGCTGGACTGGCTTTATGGGCTTGTGGCTCAGCCAAATTTTGCAAATGGCAATGAAATTTAGCAATGGTCCAGAAATGATCGGCATGGCTGCAATTGGCACCGGCGCGATTTTCTTTACCTTGGCGACCATCGCAACAGTGACAAAAAAAGACTTTTCCTTTATGGGTAAATTCTTGTTTATCGGCATGGTGATTGTTTTGTTGGCGGCAGTCGCCAATATTTTCTTTGCGATTCCTGCTTTGTCATTGACGATTTCTGCTGCCGTAATCATGATTTTTTCGGCGTATATTTTGTACGATGTGAGCCGTATCGTGAATGGTGGTGAAACCAATTACATCAGCGCCACATTGAGCTTGTACCTGAATGTGTACAATATTTTTGTTAATTTGCTCAGTATCATTATGGCGTTCACTGGCAATAGCCGTGATTAA
- a CDS encoding helix-turn-helix transcriptional regulator — protein sequence MMATNKLINRKRLLEIIPLSERTIFNMEQRGEFPRRIVLTSRNVAWDLAEIEGWIAERKLSGAHPLRPCFVPIVVAA from the coding sequence ATGATGGCAACAAATAAACTGATCAACCGCAAGCGGCTATTGGAAATCATCCCACTGTCTGAGCGCACGATTTTTAACATGGAACAGCGCGGGGAGTTCCCGCGCCGTATCGTACTCACCAGTCGCAATGTGGCATGGGATTTAGCTGAAATCGAAGGCTGGATTGCAGAGCGTAAATTATCGGGCGCTCACCCTCTGCGCCCCTGCTTTGTACCTATAGTTGTGGCCGCTTGA
- a CDS encoding enoyl-CoA hydratase/isomerase family protein: MTVHVRLMTGHNGTQLGILALSAPERINAQNLSMVRQICAALNDWRDQAQIVAVVMIGAGERGFCAGGDLKALHAAMTQPGELAQGDAFFAEEYLLCQMIRDYAKPVMAWGHGIVMGGGWGLFAAASHKVVTERSKLAMPETAIGLFPDVAASRWLNELAGFGPFLALSGVAINASDALYCGAAQWALPESSRHQVLMDLSALAWQGQPELDRALLSAYLTQAAQQVALILPEGNLPAHQELLHACASGSLSDALHHMSYFSTLDDAWLAAAALRVQRASPTSLWLAWTLQKRCAALSFVQTVQLETEVSAACLRYGDFAAGIYATLFDRNHSPVWQQSQANQLEVSNLAQAFPMLCN; the protein is encoded by the coding sequence ATGACAGTTCACGTGCGACTGATGACCGGCCACAATGGCACTCAGCTTGGTATTTTAGCGTTATCAGCGCCAGAGCGGATTAATGCGCAAAATTTAAGCATGGTGCGGCAAATATGTGCAGCGCTAAATGATTGGCGTGATCAAGCGCAAATTGTGGCGGTGGTCATGATTGGCGCCGGTGAGCGTGGGTTTTGTGCCGGTGGTGATTTGAAAGCCTTGCATGCTGCGATGACCCAGCCCGGTGAATTGGCGCAAGGCGATGCTTTTTTTGCTGAAGAATACTTATTGTGCCAAATGATTCGTGACTATGCCAAACCGGTGATGGCGTGGGGGCATGGCATTGTAATGGGCGGGGGCTGGGGCTTATTTGCTGCCGCGAGTCATAAAGTGGTTACTGAACGCAGTAAATTGGCGATGCCAGAAACGGCGATTGGTTTGTTTCCGGATGTGGCAGCGAGTCGCTGGCTGAACGAGCTGGCAGGTTTTGGTCCTTTTTTAGCTTTGTCTGGCGTGGCAATCAATGCCAGCGATGCGCTGTATTGCGGTGCCGCGCAATGGGCCTTGCCCGAATCAAGTCGGCATCAAGTTTTAATGGATTTAAGCGCTTTAGCTTGGCAGGGGCAGCCTGAATTAGATCGGGCCTTATTGAGTGCATATTTAACGCAGGCGGCACAACAAGTCGCGCTCATCCTGCCTGAAGGCAATTTACCAGCGCATCAAGAGCTGTTGCATGCTTGTGCGAGCGGTAGTTTGAGCGATGCTTTACACCACATGAGTTACTTTTCGACTTTGGATGATGCTTGGCTCGCTGCCGCGGCACTACGAGTGCAACGCGCGTCACCCACGTCGTTGTGGTTAGCGTGGACTTTGCAAAAACGCTGTGCGGCATTGTCGTTTGTGCAGACAGTGCAATTAGAAACCGAGGTCAGTGCGGCTTGTTTACGCTATGGTGACTTTGCCGCCGGCATTTATGCCACATTATTTGATCGCAACCATTCCCCCGTTTGGCAACAAAGTCAGGCCAATCAATTGGAAGTCTCTAATTTGGCCCAAGCGTTTCCGATGTTATGTAATTGA
- a CDS encoding YbaB/EbfC family nucleoid-associated protein: MFGGKGGMAGLMKQAQQMQENMKKAQDELANVEVEGQSGAGMVKITMTCSNVVRRVAIDDSLLSDDKDMLEDLIAAAFNDALRKVEATSQAKMGGFTAGMQLPPGFKMPF, encoded by the coding sequence ATGTTTGGTGGTAAAGGCGGAATGGCTGGCTTGATGAAACAAGCGCAGCAAATGCAAGAGAATATGAAAAAAGCCCAAGACGAATTGGCCAACGTAGAAGTTGAAGGTCAATCGGGCGCTGGCATGGTTAAAATCACGATGACCTGCAGCAACGTTGTTCGCCGCGTTGCCATTGACGACAGCCTATTGTCTGACGACAAAGACATGCTCGAAGATTTAATCGCTGCCGCATTTAATGATGCGCTGCGTAAAGTAGAAGCCACTAGCCAAGCCAAAATGGGCGGTTTCACCGCCGGCATGCAATTGCCACCTGGCTTTAAAATGCCATTTTAA
- a CDS encoding type II secretion system protein GspD encodes MKRLALILLFFTSMVLAADQPPKSRLFFDALPVLELVKLYYTEIEHKNFVIDPKAQQIADKVTVSFDAKEPKQYRALFLSVLAMSGLEVETQNGMDYLRLSTKAATPVEPNEVFVYRPKFRDITYFSDLLSSLFQKGRFTFQRAVQASTTASPGQAPIQDGGNSAYSQINKHHDLLIFSGPAQEVSQLRGLIQQIDLPEAQVQISAVVYEFSTTDTDSWGVGALLKLFDGKLKVSLGMSPAAATGNVMTLATGSLDLVASLVSTDTRFKVISRPHVRVKDAAAARFMSGDDVPVLGAAVLDKNGNPIQSVEYKSSGVILDVAPNIRDEIVDLAITQQISNFAATKTGVSASPTLIKREIKTNLLAKPGEVYVIGGLTSAKSTTEKSHLPFFSLPLGEGKDLNQTEILVLLQVDRV; translated from the coding sequence ATGAAACGCCTTGCATTGATTTTGCTGTTTTTCACATCGATGGTGTTGGCTGCAGATCAGCCGCCTAAGTCACGGCTGTTCTTTGATGCGTTGCCAGTCCTTGAGTTGGTCAAGCTGTATTACACCGAAATTGAACACAAGAATTTCGTCATTGATCCCAAAGCGCAGCAAATTGCCGACAAAGTGACGGTGTCGTTTGATGCGAAAGAGCCGAAGCAATACCGAGCCTTGTTCCTCAGTGTGTTGGCCATGTCTGGCCTTGAAGTCGAAACTCAGAATGGCATGGATTATTTGCGCTTGAGCACTAAAGCGGCCACGCCTGTTGAACCGAATGAAGTCTTTGTGTATCGCCCAAAATTCCGCGACATCACTTATTTTTCTGACTTGTTATCCAGCCTTTTTCAGAAAGGTCGATTTACCTTTCAGCGAGCAGTGCAAGCATCAACCACGGCCAGCCCGGGTCAAGCGCCAATTCAGGACGGTGGCAATTCGGCGTACTCGCAAATCAATAAGCATCACGATCTATTAATCTTTAGCGGCCCTGCACAAGAAGTCAGCCAATTGCGCGGCCTAATTCAGCAAATCGATTTACCAGAAGCACAGGTTCAAATTTCAGCGGTGGTTTATGAGTTCTCGACGACTGATACAGATTCGTGGGGCGTCGGCGCATTGCTCAAGTTGTTTGATGGCAAGCTAAAAGTATCGCTGGGTATGTCGCCTGCAGCGGCCACAGGCAATGTCATGACACTGGCAACGGGCAGCTTGGATTTAGTGGCATCACTGGTATCAACCGATACCCGCTTCAAAGTCATTTCGCGGCCACATGTGCGTGTGAAGGATGCGGCAGCGGCACGCTTTATGTCCGGTGATGATGTGCCAGTATTAGGCGCTGCCGTGTTAGATAAGAACGGCAACCCCATTCAATCTGTTGAATACAAATCATCAGGGGTCATTCTCGATGTTGCGCCGAATATCCGCGATGAAATTGTTGATCTGGCAATTACCCAGCAAATATCAAACTTTGCGGCTACCAAAACTGGCGTTAGTGCATCGCCCACGCTGATTAAGCGCGAAATCAAAACAAACCTCCTGGCCAAGCCCGGTGAAGTGTATGTGATCGGCGGCTTAACCAGCGCCAAATCCACCACCGAAAAATCACACCTGCCATTTTTTAGCCTGCCACTTGGCGAAGGCAAAGACCTGAACCAAACCGAGATTCTTGTGCTGCTGCAAGTTGACCGAGTTTGA
- a CDS encoding tyrosine-type recombinase/integrase, with the protein MLTDTKIRSLKPQDKIYKVNDRDGLYVAVTPAGSISFRYNYSVNGRQETITFGRYGVGGITLAEAREQLGEAKKLVAAGKSPAKEKARSKARVKDAETFGAWAEKWLRGYQMADSTRDMRRAVYERELKPKFGNQKLAEITHEDLRALTDSIVERGAPATAVHAREVVMQVFRWAIERGQKVENPADLVRPSAIATFEPRDRALTPDEIGLMYQYIERIGTTPSIRAAAKLLLLTMVRKSELTNATWSEINFSEALWTIPKARMKRRNPHLVFLSKQALDIFIALKTFAGGSDYILPSRYDSDTPMSSATLNQVLSLTYKLAQKEGKPLAKFGPHDLRRTASTLLHEAGYNTDWIEKCLAHEQRGVRAVYNKAEYREQRTAMLQDWANIIDEYVVTHRFA; encoded by the coding sequence ATGCTCACTGATACCAAGATTCGCAGCCTCAAGCCACAAGACAAAATCTACAAGGTCAACGACCGCGACGGTCTTTATGTGGCGGTCACACCAGCCGGATCGATCTCGTTCCGTTACAACTATTCAGTCAATGGCCGACAGGAAACCATCACTTTCGGACGCTATGGCGTCGGGGGGATCACATTGGCAGAAGCCCGAGAGCAGTTGGGCGAGGCGAAAAAGCTAGTTGCAGCAGGTAAGTCGCCAGCCAAAGAAAAAGCGCGAAGCAAAGCCCGAGTCAAAGATGCTGAGACATTCGGTGCATGGGCGGAAAAATGGCTGCGTGGCTACCAGATGGCGGACTCCACCCGCGATATGCGCCGAGCAGTGTATGAGCGTGAGCTAAAGCCTAAGTTCGGCAATCAGAAGTTGGCAGAAATCACCCACGAGGATTTGCGGGCGCTGACTGACTCCATTGTTGAGCGTGGCGCGCCAGCTACGGCGGTACATGCGCGTGAGGTCGTTATGCAGGTTTTTCGGTGGGCAATTGAGCGAGGTCAGAAGGTGGAAAATCCTGCTGATCTGGTGCGGCCAAGTGCTATTGCTACGTTTGAGCCACGCGACCGAGCATTAACTCCCGACGAAATCGGCTTGATGTATCAATACATCGAACGTATCGGTACGACACCATCGATCAGAGCTGCGGCCAAGCTGCTGTTGCTAACAATGGTGAGGAAAAGCGAACTGACTAATGCAACGTGGAGCGAGATTAATTTTAGTGAAGCGCTTTGGACGATTCCCAAAGCGCGAATGAAACGGCGCAATCCGCATCTGGTTTTCCTGTCCAAGCAAGCACTGGATATTTTCATTGCCCTGAAAACTTTCGCGGGAGGCTCTGATTATATTTTGCCATCGCGGTATGACTCAGATACGCCAATGAGCAGCGCAACGCTGAATCAGGTACTGTCGCTGACGTACAAACTGGCACAGAAGGAAGGAAAGCCGCTTGCCAAATTTGGCCCGCACGATCTGCGGAGAACCGCGAGTACCCTGCTACATGAAGCGGGGTATAACACTGACTGGATCGAAAAATGCCTAGCGCATGAACAGCGGGGCGTGAGAGCGGTTTACAACAAGGCCGAGTACCGGGAACAGCGTACGGCCATGTTGCAAGATTGGGCAAACATTATTGATGAATACGTTGTTACTCATCGATTTGCATAA
- the dnaX gene encoding DNA polymerase III subunit gamma/tau produces the protein MSYQVLARKWRPKTFAQLVGQEHVIKALANAFASERLHHAYLLTGTRGVGKTTIARIMAKALNCETGITSEPCGVCSACTQIDAGRFVDLLEIDAASNTGIDNIREVLDNAQYAPTAGRFKVYIIDEVHMLSKSAFNAMLKTLEEPPSHVKFILATTDPQKVPITVLSRCLQFSLRQMTPQQVTGHLNTVLQAEQIEYEALALNLIGHAASGSMRDGLSLLDQAIAYGAGKVEEAGVRAMLGAVDQSYLFDLLTALVAKDGSTLLKTADAIAERGLSYEAALHELAALLQQIALVQAVPNALADDLPLREQIVAAAQVISPEDIQLYYQIALHGRRDLPLAPDEYAGFTMTILRMLAFAPSSAGHTALPANNQPPAVPSTPAPTNQASTNQAPNTVANNLAPSNPASAPARNESPPWQQDAAPAAMSMPARASAPVKPAQFNGDWRALVVHLKLGQAGMLAQHSELLSYSDIQFNIKVEEVHRSVATRDYQEKLRSALSEHFGRDIALNVQIGEVQTETPADIHYREKQERQDQAVAAINNDPFVQTMVKEFGASIALDSIKPI, from the coding sequence ATGAGCTATCAAGTACTAGCCCGTAAGTGGCGACCAAAAACTTTTGCCCAATTGGTCGGGCAAGAACACGTGATTAAAGCGCTGGCAAATGCGTTTGCCTCTGAGCGCTTGCATCATGCCTATTTGCTCACCGGCACCCGTGGTGTGGGTAAAACCACGATCGCCCGGATTATGGCCAAAGCGCTCAATTGCGAAACCGGCATTACGTCTGAGCCTTGCGGCGTTTGCTCAGCGTGTACGCAAATTGATGCGGGGCGTTTTGTCGATCTACTTGAAATCGACGCGGCGTCCAATACCGGTATCGATAATATTCGCGAAGTCTTGGACAACGCGCAGTATGCACCGACCGCTGGCCGTTTCAAAGTTTACATTATCGACGAAGTGCACATGCTCTCCAAGTCGGCATTCAACGCCATGCTGAAAACACTGGAAGAGCCGCCCAGCCACGTCAAATTTATTCTGGCCACCACCGATCCGCAAAAAGTGCCGATTACGGTACTGAGCCGTTGTTTGCAGTTTTCATTACGGCAAATGACGCCGCAGCAGGTCACTGGCCATTTGAATACGGTATTACAAGCTGAACAAATTGAATACGAAGCACTTGCACTCAATCTGATTGGTCATGCGGCCAGTGGTTCCATGCGTGACGGCTTATCTTTGCTTGACCAAGCCATCGCCTATGGCGCAGGTAAAGTTGAAGAAGCTGGCGTACGCGCCATGCTCGGCGCGGTTGATCAAAGTTATTTATTTGATTTGCTCACGGCACTGGTGGCCAAAGACGGTAGCACGCTACTCAAAACCGCCGATGCCATTGCCGAGCGGGGTCTCTCGTATGAGGCCGCTTTGCATGAATTAGCCGCTTTATTACAACAGATTGCACTGGTGCAAGCTGTACCCAATGCGCTGGCGGATGATTTACCGCTGCGCGAGCAAATTGTCGCCGCGGCGCAAGTCATTTCACCCGAAGACATCCAGCTGTATTACCAAATTGCGCTGCATGGACGACGTGATTTACCGCTAGCACCGGATGAATACGCCGGTTTTACCATGACGATTTTGCGGATGCTGGCGTTTGCGCCAAGTAGCGCAGGCCATACGGCATTACCAGCCAATAATCAGCCACCCGCGGTACCGAGTACGCCAGCGCCAACGAATCAGGCCTCAACAAATCAAGCACCAAATACGGTCGCAAACAATCTAGCGCCGAGCAATCCTGCCAGCGCCCCAGCTCGCAATGAATCACCACCTTGGCAGCAAGATGCCGCGCCTGCGGCCATGTCGATGCCCGCTCGCGCCAGTGCGCCTGTCAAGCCAGCTCAGTTTAATGGTGATTGGCGTGCGCTGGTGGTGCACCTCAAATTGGGTCAGGCAGGTATGCTCGCGCAGCACTCGGAGCTACTAAGCTACAGCGACATACAGTTCAATATTAAAGTTGAAGAAGTGCATCGCAGTGTGGCAACGCGTGATTATCAAGAAAAATTACGCAGCGCACTGAGCGAGCATTTTGGTCGCGATATCGCCCTCAATGTACAAATTGGCGAAGTTCAAACTGAAACGCCTGCCGATATTCATTACCGTGAAAAGCAAGAGCGCCAAGATCAAGCCGTTGCGGCAATCAATAACGACCCTTTCGTGCAAACCATGGTGAAAGAATTTGGCGCAAGTATTGCATTGGACTCAATCAAACCCATTTAA
- the recR gene encoding recombination mediator RecR, giving the protein MPIPASLQNLIDALRVLPGVGPKSAARMAFHLVQRDQVGASDLAHALENALGTLKHCRHCNTFTEADTCDICLDEQRNHAQLCVIEMPTDLMSIEQTRSYEGLYFVLMGRLSPLDGIGPHDIALKQLLERASDGQVTEVILATNFTTEGEATAHYVAEMLRARGLKVSRIARGLPVGGELEHVDPGTLAQALIERRGL; this is encoded by the coding sequence ATGCCTATTCCTGCCTCATTACAAAATCTGATAGATGCATTGCGCGTGTTACCCGGCGTTGGCCCCAAATCGGCGGCACGAATGGCGTTTCATTTAGTACAGCGCGATCAAGTCGGCGCGTCGGACTTGGCCCATGCACTCGAAAATGCCTTGGGCACCCTCAAGCATTGTCGCCATTGCAATACCTTTACCGAGGCCGATACCTGCGACATTTGCTTGGATGAACAACGCAATCATGCGCAATTATGTGTGATTGAAATGCCAACCGACTTAATGTCGATTGAGCAAACACGCAGTTATGAAGGTTTGTATTTTGTCTTAATGGGCCGTTTAAGCCCGCTCGATGGCATAGGCCCACACGATATTGCACTCAAACAATTACTTGAGCGCGCCAGTGATGGCCAAGTGACTGAAGTGATTTTGGCGACCAACTTCACCACCGAAGGCGAAGCCACCGCGCATTATGTCGCTGAAATGCTGCGAGCGCGTGGTCTAAAAGTCAGTCGGATTGCCCGCGGACTCCCTGTTGGTGGCGAACTGGAACATGTTGACCCCGGTACCTTGGCGCAAGCACTGATCGAGCGCCGTGGCTTATAA
- a CDS encoding oxidoreductase-like domain-containing protein, protein MTMNPPEALPESHDPKPEAPIEPPLEACCSSGCYPCIFDVYTEELQQYRLDLAAWQARQSGATAAPESI, encoded by the coding sequence ATGACGATGAATCCGCCTGAAGCATTACCAGAAAGCCACGATCCTAAGCCTGAAGCGCCGATAGAGCCGCCACTTGAGGCGTGTTGCAGTAGTGGCTGCTATCCCTGTATTTTTGATGTGTATACCGAAGAGCTGCAGCAATATCGGTTGGATTTAGCCGCGTGGCAAGCGCGGCAAAGCGGCGCTACTGCAGCGCCTGAGTCGATTTAA
- the dacB gene encoding D-alanyl-D-alanine carboxypeptidase/D-alanyl-D-alanine endopeptidase — MKKWITLLALAMNSSWAAQTQTLPVGVSNALKAAKIPADAISIAMLPLDGAGQAQFYRADVPSNPASTMKLITTYAGLELLGPAWQWRTELRANALPNKQGVLEGPVYLKGSGDPKLTLERMWLLVRDLKAAGVEDIRGDVVLDRSAFVIDEKEPAFDDDGEASDRPFMVKPDALLTNFKSIRLRIRSDGERARVSAEPDWPEVRLSNQLAIAAGGSCDAWQKRVQFRTGQATPQLMLQLVGEVPAGCIGDKYMSVFDAPTYTYQLFRNLWLEAGGKISGKMQLGVTPSSSVLLASSQSDSLTNTIRDINKYSNNMMARQLYLTLGAVQGLPQDGAHSAVRANAVIARWLQSKGFNYQELVLENGAGLSRKEQISARHLAELLKDAWQSPLAAEFIASLPIVGLDGTMKKRLKDESSAGQGHIKTGTLKDVRAVAGYIRDAQGKTWAVVAMINHNNAPAGMAALDELLQSVRKTSALN; from the coding sequence TTGAAAAAATGGATCACTTTGCTGGCCTTGGCCATGAACAGTAGCTGGGCGGCGCAAACGCAGACATTACCGGTTGGCGTGAGCAATGCTTTAAAAGCGGCAAAAATTCCCGCGGATGCGATTTCGATTGCGATGCTGCCGCTCGATGGCGCAGGGCAAGCGCAATTTTATCGGGCGGATGTGCCATCCAATCCAGCCTCAACGATGAAATTAATCACTACCTATGCTGGCTTAGAGTTATTAGGGCCAGCATGGCAATGGCGTACTGAGTTGCGTGCCAATGCTTTACCGAATAAACAGGGCGTCTTAGAAGGCCCCGTGTATTTAAAAGGCTCGGGAGATCCGAAGCTGACGCTCGAGCGAATGTGGTTATTGGTGCGCGATTTAAAAGCGGCGGGCGTCGAGGATATTCGCGGTGATGTTGTGCTAGATCGTAGTGCTTTTGTGATTGATGAAAAAGAGCCGGCGTTTGACGATGATGGCGAGGCCAGTGATCGGCCGTTTATGGTTAAACCCGATGCGCTACTGACTAACTTTAAGTCTATTCGCTTACGCATTCGCAGTGATGGCGAACGGGCTCGAGTGTCGGCTGAGCCCGATTGGCCAGAAGTGCGCTTGAGTAATCAATTGGCGATTGCGGCTGGCGGCAGTTGTGATGCGTGGCAAAAACGTGTGCAATTTCGAACTGGGCAAGCCACGCCACAATTAATGTTGCAATTGGTGGGTGAAGTACCTGCTGGGTGTATTGGCGACAAATATATGTCGGTATTTGATGCGCCGACCTATACCTATCAGTTGTTTCGTAATTTATGGTTAGAAGCCGGTGGCAAAATCAGCGGCAAAATGCAGCTGGGTGTTACACCTAGCTCGAGCGTGTTGTTGGCCAGTAGCCAATCTGATTCGCTCACCAATACCATTCGCGATATTAATAAATACAGTAACAATATGATGGCGCGGCAATTGTATTTAACGCTGGGTGCCGTGCAAGGCTTGCCGCAAGACGGCGCACATAGTGCGGTGCGCGCCAATGCGGTCATTGCTCGTTGGTTGCAAAGTAAGGGGTTCAATTACCAAGAATTGGTGCTGGAAAATGGCGCTGGTTTATCACGTAAAGAGCAAATCAGCGCCCGACATTTGGCTGAACTACTGAAAGACGCGTGGCAGTCGCCATTGGCGGCTGAATTTATCGCCTCATTACCGATTGTTGGTCTTGATGGCACGATGAAAAAACGCCTAAAAGATGAGTCTAGCGCCGGGCAAGGGCATATTAAAACCGGCACCCTCAAAGACGTGCGTGCCGTAGCGGGCTATATCCGCGATGCACAAGGCAAAACGTGGGCGGTGGTGGCGATGATTAATCATAACAACGCACCCGCAGGCATGGCCGCACTCGATGAATTACTGCAATCAGTACGTAAAACCTCCGCGCTAAATTAA
- the guaA gene encoding glutamine-hydrolyzing GMP synthase encodes MDKILILDFGSQVTQLIARRVREAHVYCELHSFDVSIDFIKEFNPKGIILSGGPNSVYESDYQADPALFELGIPVMGICYGMQWMAQSLGGKVEAGTVREFGFAEIEVNPANPLFKDLSDRVHGDKTCLEVWMSHGDKVTAMPAGFEVIASNASCPIAAMADTTRNFYAVQYHPEVTHTLKGREMINHFVLDICASEPSWTMPNYIDQAVAKIREQVGTDEVILGLSGGVDSSVAAALIHRAIGDQLTCVFVDNGLLRLNEGKQVMETFAEHLGVRVIHVDATAQFMGHLAGVSDPEAKRKIIGREFVEVFQAESAKLPSAKWLAQGTIYPDVIESAGAKTGKAHAIKSHHNVGGLPETMKLSLLEPLRELFKDEVRELGVALGLAPELVYRHPFPGPGLGVRILGEVKQEYCELLKRADAIFIEELRAAQDEKSGKNWYQLTSQAFVVFLPVKSVGVMGDGRTYDYVVALRAVVTSDFMTAKWAELPYDLLGKVSNRIINEVRGINRVVYDVSGKPPATIEWE; translated from the coding sequence ATGGATAAGATTCTCATTCTTGATTTCGGCTCACAAGTTACGCAGCTGATTGCCCGTCGTGTGCGCGAAGCGCATGTGTATTGCGAACTGCATTCTTTTGACGTGTCGATCGACTTTATTAAAGAATTTAATCCCAAGGGCATTATTTTGTCCGGCGGTCCTAACTCGGTTTACGAGTCAGATTACCAAGCTGACCCAGCATTGTTTGAGCTTGGCATTCCGGTGATGGGTATTTGCTACGGCATGCAATGGATGGCGCAAAGCTTGGGCGGTAAAGTTGAAGCCGGCACGGTGCGCGAATTTGGCTTTGCTGAAATCGAAGTTAACCCAGCTAACCCATTATTTAAAGATTTGTCGGACCGCGTTCACGGCGACAAAACTTGCCTTGAAGTTTGGATGAGCCACGGCGACAAAGTGACTGCCATGCCAGCAGGCTTTGAAGTCATCGCCAGCAACGCGTCTTGCCCAATCGCGGCAATGGCCGATACCACGCGTAATTTCTACGCGGTGCAATATCACCCAGAAGTCACCCATACGCTCAAAGGCCGCGAAATGATTAATCATTTCGTATTGGATATTTGCGCGTCTGAACCAAGCTGGACAATGCCGAACTACATCGACCAAGCCGTGGCAAAAATTCGCGAACAAGTCGGCACGGATGAAGTGATCTTGGGCTTGTCGGGCGGCGTGGATTCATCGGTTGCCGCGGCATTGATTCACCGCGCGATTGGCGATCAACTGACTTGCGTGTTTGTAGATAACGGCTTGTTGCGCTTGAACGAAGGCAAACAAGTGATGGAAACTTTCGCTGAGCACCTTGGTGTTCGCGTAATCCACGTTGATGCCACTGCACAGTTTATGGGCCATCTCGCTGGTGTTTCTGATCCAGAAGCCAAGCGTAAAATCATCGGTCGTGAATTCGTTGAAGTATTCCAAGCCGAATCAGCCAAATTGCCAAGCGCTAAATGGTTAGCCCAAGGCACGATTTATCCCGATGTGATCGAATCGGCTGGCGCTAAAACCGGTAAAGCGCACGCAATTAAGAGTCACCACAATGTGGGCGGTTTGCCAGAAACCATGAAACTCTCTTTGCTTGAGCCATTGCGTGAATTATTTAAAGACGAAGTGCGTGAACTCGGTGTTGCCTTGGGTCTTGCTCCAGAATTGGTTTACCGTCATCCATTCCCAGGCCCCGGCCTTGGTGTGCGTATCTTGGGTGAAGTAAAGCAAGAATATTGCGAACTACTCAAACGTGCCGACGCGATCTTTATCGAAGAATTGCGCGCCGCCCAAGATGAGAAAAGCGGTAAAAACTGGTACCAACTTACCAGCCAAGCGTTTGTGGTGTTCTTGCCAGTGAAATCAGTTGGCGTAATGGGCGATGGCCGCACTTACGATTACGTAGTGGCACTGCGTGCCGTTGTGACCAGCGACTTTATGACCGCCAAATGGGCTGAATTGCCATACGATTTGTTGGGTAAAGTGTCTAACCGCATTATCAACGAAGTCCGCGGCATCAACCGCGTAGTTTACGATGTATCCGGCAAACCACCAGCAACGATTGAGTGGGAATGA